Proteins encoded by one window of Pseudonocardia sp. HH130629-09:
- the meaB gene encoding methylmalonyl Co-A mutase-associated GTPase MeaB: protein MPGPPDPRDLVERARRGEQLAVARLISMVENAGPQLREVSAALSPHTGRAHVIGLTGSPGVGKSTSTSALVTELRARGRRVGVLAVDPSSPFSGGALLGDRVRMGDHADDDGVFIRSMATRGHLGGLSWATPQALRVLDAAGCDVVLIETVGVGQSEVEIVGLADTTVVLLAPGMGDGIQAAKAGILEIGDVFVVNKADREGARRTVRELRNMLHLRLPDGGEGGADAPGLGTEPWEPPVLSTVASREEGIAAVADALDEHHAWAEKSGDRERRRRERTRREIEGIGMEQVRARMERVRGGDALHALTERVLGGELDPWAAADELLEQAD, encoded by the coding sequence GTGCCCGGACCGCCGGACCCCCGCGACCTGGTGGAGCGCGCCCGCCGCGGTGAACAGCTCGCCGTCGCCCGGCTGATCTCGATGGTGGAGAACGCCGGTCCGCAGCTGCGCGAGGTGTCCGCGGCACTGTCCCCGCACACCGGACGGGCGCACGTCATCGGGCTGACCGGGTCGCCGGGGGTGGGCAAGTCGACGTCGACGTCGGCGCTGGTCACCGAGCTGCGGGCGCGCGGGCGCCGGGTCGGGGTGCTGGCGGTGGACCCGTCCTCGCCGTTCAGCGGCGGGGCGCTGCTGGGCGACCGGGTGCGGATGGGCGACCACGCCGACGACGACGGGGTCTTCATCCGGTCGATGGCCACTCGTGGGCACCTGGGCGGGCTGTCCTGGGCGACGCCGCAGGCCCTGCGGGTGCTCGACGCCGCGGGCTGCGACGTCGTGCTGATCGAGACCGTCGGCGTCGGGCAGTCCGAGGTGGAGATCGTCGGCCTCGCCGACACCACCGTCGTGCTGCTCGCACCGGGAATGGGCGACGGCATCCAGGCGGCCAAGGCCGGGATCCTGGAGATCGGCGACGTCTTCGTGGTCAACAAGGCCGACCGTGAGGGGGCCCGCCGCACGGTGCGCGAGCTGCGGAACATGCTGCACCTGCGCCTCCCGGACGGCGGCGAGGGAGGCGCGGACGCACCCGGCCTCGGTACCGAGCCGTGGGAGCCTCCGGTGCTCTCGACTGTCGCGTCACGCGAGGAGGGGATCGCGGCCGTCGCCGACGCCCTCGACGAGCACCACGCCTGGGCCGAGAAGTCCGGCGATCGGGAACGACGGCGCCGTGAGCGGACGCGTCGCGAGATCGAGGGCATCGGGATGGAGCAGGTCCGGGCCCGGATGGAACGCGTGCGCGGCGGTGACGCGCTCCACGCCCTCACCGAGCGGGTGCTGGGCGGGGAGCTGGACCCGTGGGCCGCCGCCGACGAGCTGCTGGAGCAGGCGGACTGA
- a CDS encoding acetyl-CoA C-acetyltransferase yields MSGTVIVAGARTPMGRLLGSLKGFSGAQLGGVAIKAALERAGVAPDQVQYTIMGQVLTAGAGQIPARQAAVEAGIPMDVPALTINKVCLSGVDAIALADQLIRAGEFDIVVAGGQESMTQAPHLLTKSREGTKFGDTTLTDHMAYDGLFCAFDQVAMGASTEKYNERYGLTREEQDAFSARSHQRAARAAQDGTFDQEIAPVEIPQRKGDPIVFSTDEGVRGDTTTEGLGKLRPAFAADGTITAGSASQISDGAAAVVVMSKAKAEELGLDWIAEIGAHGVVAGPDASLHEQPANAIAKACEKEGVQPADLDLVEINEAFAAVGIVSARKLGIDEEKVNVDGGAIALGHPIGMSGARIALHLALALKARGGGVGAAALCGGGGQGDALIVRVPSA; encoded by the coding sequence GTGTCCGGAACCGTGATCGTCGCCGGCGCCCGCACGCCGATGGGCCGTCTGCTCGGCTCCCTGAAGGGCTTCTCCGGGGCCCAGCTGGGCGGTGTCGCCATCAAGGCCGCGCTCGAGCGGGCCGGTGTGGCTCCCGACCAGGTCCAGTACACGATCATGGGCCAGGTCCTCACCGCAGGCGCGGGGCAGATCCCGGCGCGCCAGGCGGCGGTCGAGGCCGGCATCCCGATGGACGTCCCGGCGCTGACGATCAACAAGGTCTGCCTGTCCGGCGTCGACGCCATCGCGCTGGCCGACCAGCTCATCCGCGCCGGCGAGTTCGACATCGTCGTCGCCGGCGGCCAGGAGTCGATGACCCAGGCGCCGCACCTGCTCACCAAGTCCCGCGAGGGCACCAAGTTCGGCGACACCACCCTCACCGACCACATGGCCTACGACGGTCTGTTCTGCGCGTTCGACCAGGTCGCGATGGGTGCCTCCACCGAGAAGTACAACGAGCGCTACGGCCTGACCCGCGAGGAGCAGGACGCCTTCTCCGCCCGCTCGCACCAGCGCGCCGCCCGCGCCGCCCAGGACGGCACCTTCGACCAGGAGATCGCCCCGGTCGAGATCCCGCAGCGCAAGGGCGACCCGATCGTCTTCTCCACCGACGAGGGCGTGCGCGGCGACACCACCACCGAAGGGCTCGGCAAGCTCCGCCCCGCCTTCGCCGCCGACGGCACCATCACCGCGGGATCGGCCTCGCAGATCTCCGACGGCGCGGCCGCGGTGGTCGTGATGAGCAAGGCCAAGGCCGAGGAGCTGGGCCTGGACTGGATCGCCGAGATCGGCGCGCACGGCGTCGTCGCCGGTCCGGACGCCTCGCTGCACGAGCAGCCCGCGAACGCGATCGCCAAGGCGTGCGAGAAGGAGGGCGTCCAGCCCGCCGACCTCGACCTCGTCGAGATCAACGAGGCGTTCGCCGCGGTCGGCATCGTCTCGGCCCGCAAGCTCGGCATCGACGAGGAGAAGGTGAACGTCGACGGCGGCGCCATCGCCCTCGGTCACCCGATCGGCATGTCCGGTGCGCGGATCGCGCTGCACCTGGCGCTCGCGCTCAAGGCGCGCGGCGGGGGCGTCGGCGCCGCCGCGCTGTGTGGCGGCGGCGGCCAGGGCGACGCACTGATCGTGCGCGTCCCCTCCGCCTGA
- the mce gene encoding methylmalonyl-CoA epimerase → MTTTEDALSPLVVAVDHVGIAVPDLDEAIRWYADNLGLVAVHTETNTEQGVREAMLGAPGEAAGATKVQLLAPLNEDSTIAKFIGRNGPGLQQVAYRVTDVAAAADALRAKGLRLLYDAPRRGTSNSKVNFVHPKDAGGVLVELVEPAADAH, encoded by the coding sequence ATGACGACAACCGAGGACGCCCTGTCGCCGCTGGTCGTGGCCGTGGACCACGTGGGCATCGCGGTGCCCGACCTGGACGAGGCCATCCGCTGGTACGCGGACAACCTGGGCCTGGTCGCGGTGCACACCGAGACCAACACCGAGCAGGGCGTGCGCGAGGCCATGCTGGGAGCACCGGGCGAGGCGGCCGGCGCCACGAAGGTGCAGCTGCTCGCCCCGCTGAACGAGGACTCGACGATCGCGAAGTTCATCGGGCGCAACGGCCCGGGCCTGCAGCAGGTCGCCTACCGGGTCACCGACGTCGCCGCCGCGGCGGACGCGCTGCGGGCGAAGGGCCTGCGCCTGCTCTACGACGCCCCGCGTCGTGGCACGTCGAACTCGAAGGTCAACTTCGTGCACCCGAAGGACGCCGGCGGAGTGCTGGTCGAGCTCGTCGAGCCGGCCGCGGACGCGCACTGA
- the ccrA gene encoding crotonyl-CoA carboxylase/reductase, with translation MKDIRDAILAGQFTDVGGLEVPEHYRGVTVRAEDVDMFEGLTTREKDPRKSLRVEDVPVPELGPGEALVAVMASAINYNTVWTSIFEPVSTFSFLKRYGKLSPLAKRHDLPYHVVGSDLAGVVVRTGPGVNTWKPGDQVVAHCLSVELESPDGHSDTMMDPEQRIWGFETNFGGLAELALVKSNQLMPKPDHLTWEEAASPGLVNSTAYRQLVSKNGADMKQGDVVLIWGASGGLGSYATQFALNGGATPICVVSSEEKAQICRDMGAELVIDRNAEGYRFWKDETTQDPKEWKRLGAKIRELTGGEDPDIVFEHPGRETFGASVYVTRKGGQIVTCASTSGYMHEFDNRYLWMNLKRIVGSHFANYREAYEANRLVAKGMIHPTLSRVYPLAETGQAANDVKQNLHQGKVGVLALAPEEGLGVTNPEKRERHLAGINRFRGV, from the coding sequence GTGAAGGACATCCGCGACGCCATCCTCGCCGGGCAGTTCACCGACGTCGGAGGCCTGGAGGTTCCCGAGCACTATCGGGGCGTCACCGTCCGCGCCGAGGACGTGGACATGTTCGAGGGTCTGACCACCAGGGAGAAGGACCCGCGCAAGAGCCTGCGCGTCGAGGACGTCCCGGTCCCCGAGCTCGGCCCCGGTGAGGCGCTCGTGGCCGTGATGGCCAGCGCGATCAACTACAACACCGTCTGGACCTCGATCTTCGAGCCCGTCTCGACGTTCAGCTTCCTCAAGCGCTACGGCAAGCTCTCGCCGCTGGCCAAGCGGCACGACCTGCCCTACCACGTGGTCGGCTCCGACCTCGCCGGCGTCGTCGTGCGGACCGGCCCCGGCGTCAACACCTGGAAGCCCGGCGACCAGGTCGTCGCGCACTGCCTCTCGGTCGAGCTGGAGAGCCCGGACGGGCACTCGGACACGATGATGGACCCGGAGCAGCGCATCTGGGGCTTCGAGACCAACTTCGGCGGCCTCGCCGAGCTGGCCCTGGTCAAGTCCAACCAGCTGATGCCGAAGCCGGACCACCTCACCTGGGAGGAGGCCGCGTCCCCGGGCCTGGTCAACTCCACCGCCTACCGCCAGCTGGTGAGCAAGAACGGCGCCGACATGAAGCAGGGCGACGTCGTGCTGATCTGGGGCGCCTCCGGCGGCCTCGGCTCCTACGCCACCCAGTTCGCCCTCAACGGCGGCGCCACCCCGATCTGCGTCGTCTCCTCGGAGGAGAAGGCCCAGATCTGCCGCGACATGGGCGCGGAGCTGGTCATCGACCGCAACGCCGAGGGCTACCGGTTCTGGAAGGACGAGACCACCCAGGACCCCAAGGAGTGGAAGCGGCTCGGCGCGAAGATCCGCGAGCTCACCGGCGGCGAAGACCCCGACATCGTCTTCGAGCACCCGGGCCGCGAGACCTTCGGTGCGTCGGTCTACGTCACCCGCAAGGGCGGTCAGATCGTCACCTGCGCCTCGACCTCGGGCTACATGCACGAGTTCGACAACCGCTACCTGTGGATGAACCTCAAGCGGATCGTCGGCTCGCACTTCGCGAACTACCGCGAGGCCTACGAGGCCAACCGGCTCGTCGCCAAGGGCATGATCCACCCGACCCTGTCGCGGGTGTACCCGCTGGCCGAGACCGGCCAGGCCGCGAACGACGTCAAGCAGAACCTGCACCAGGGCAAGGTCGGTGTGCTGGCGCTGGCCCCGGAGGAGGGACTGGGCGTCACGAACCCGGAGAAGCGCGAGCGTCACCTCGCCGGGATCAACCGCTTCCGGGGCGTCTGA